The genomic segment TCGGCAATGGGGCGTTCTCTCCATGGCCTCCCCCTCTCAGCCTGGAGCTCCAGGAGACTGTCATGGGCCCCCAGGAAGGACCGGGGGGGAGATGTCTgacagagagatggaagggagggggagagacagcaaGAGGACGTATTGAGAGTATAGATAATATGTATTGGAATGATTATATATGTCTCTTGGTGACTGTTTGTTTCTGCATTCTAGTCCCTATTTTGGTTTTATTTGTTATTGTCAAAAGCAAATTTGGATACAGGAGTTTTATGTATGTTTTATGTGTTGCTTTGGCTCTTAAACTCTTAAAACCAAACTCCAAACTGGTAACACTTGTATGGCACCCAGTCCTTCATTCAAAACCTTTCATTGCGCATtcatttttaaattgtatttgttacatacagtacatctctgatcTTGTCAATATCAGATTTTTTTTAGATTTACAGTGAAGTAAAATCAATAGTCATCATCATTGTAGTACATTCAAGTATATATCCATACTTTTTCTGTTTCTACTTTACAGACATTTTCATTAAGTAGTTCTCAGAATCTGTAACAGACAAACCTGTTGACATGTAAAGTCAGCCAGGTCAACTGGGATACGAGTCAGTTTTCTACGTTTATCCATATCTGAGGACGTCCAGAGATGACGTGGAAATTGGCCACTAGGAGGAAcggtgagcgctgttaccttcaagtaggttttgatCTTCATAAGCATGTGCCTCTGATTCCAAATTTTGGAAGTTTGAATCCAGCGATAAAAAGTTGTTTTTAAGATAATTGTTTTAAGCCTCTCCCAAACatcaacccttaccttaaccattcagagttaatgcctaactttaagatttcagagttaatgcctaaacttaaccttaaacagtTAGAAATGTGACGTTTGAAACAACTTAGAAATTTGaactttgagaaacatggatgaacatctaattctgacgtgagactgtgagagctagttgtgtAATGTACAGGTTTACCAAACATATACGTGATCATCAATTTAGAGCAGTCCGATTAATTAAGTAATAGTACATTGTCTTTTAACAAAAGAAAAGAGAAACATTTCAAAAGTGAGAATCGTATTGTGCCCGGCAGTTACGTTATATGAAcatgtatttctagatgaaacactgattaGGTTTGGTGAAAATGTGACTGTGTGATTTTGAGCATTgtacttagtcaattgaaaatgaGCTTAACGTTTTGAAACAACTGCCTTGTTGGtgatctgttttgagttttgaACTAAGAgtagtgaaaatgtaccacatggCCTACTTGTTAAAATTGCACTGAAGCGgatacaaaaaaattgtaaatcaTCTTATAAACAAAGACTTTATTAATCACATTGAATGTCTTTGTACTTAGTCAAAATAGACGAGACAGAAGAGAGCACTGATAAAAGAACAAGTTGGGTTGTGTcttaaatgacaccctattccctataaagtgcaatacttttgaccaaagcaaCATAGGACTGACAAATAGGACAAAATAGTGCATTATAGGGAATAGATTGTTATTTGGGATACAACCTTTATGTTAGACAACAAACCCTCCATTACACACCAGGGTCACGTTCAGGACAGGAGAGGGCAACATACTGAAAGTAAAGCTGACAAGATTCCTATTTACTTTACATGTCAgatagagacatgtctgttcaaCCTACAATATTTCTGTCTGAACGTTCCACGATCTGAATGTGATCCACTGAATGAGGCAAAAgcttctgttctctccctcctgtttctctctgctcccctccctACACTGTTTatccttttctcttctcttcttacaAACACTTGAGGACATAGAAGTTGCACGTCGTCCCACGCGGACACCCGCACAGCGTTCCGACACGCGCACCTTTGCGAACAGCGCACTGCTCGCCCGCGTCACActggaaacaaacaaacagttTGATATTTAAttgaatgatgatgatgatggtgatggtgttggtggcATCTGACTCCAGACTATGTGATTCTGAGACATCTACACCGGCTTCCCAGAATCAGATTAATCCTAGCAACTCctgaactatatatatatattaaacactGTCAATAGAGAACTTTTATCGAAAGTCCCGTTTTAACAATTTGAAACACGTAATATAAGGCTAGACTCAGTGAAGAAGTAAAATGGATGACACAGACAGGCTAACTACTTAAAAAAACTGTTGATAATAGGACTAACCACTTTAAAATGTTTGCTCAGATCTATTCTTACCGACGGCAGCCAGCCGAGCTTCTTTTCTGATAACGGCATCTGTTTGTTCTTCAGTTTCTCCAGAACTTCTTGTAAAGCTTCAATCTACATGACAGAGAAAAACAAAAACGATAGCCTGCTATTTAGCTAGAAAACAAGTACAAAGAGAGGGGTGAATCGACTAAACTATCACATTGACAAGCGCACAAACCAAACAACTTCACGAACATAAAACAATTTAAACTTACCAGCTCCTTCTCTTCTTGTGACTTGTGGGGGAACTCTAGAGCGCGAGTCTCAAACTCCAAGGAGGTGTCGCCGTCAGCGAGACAGAGACATGCGCAGCAGGAGGCGGCGAGGAAAAGCAGTTGAATGCTGGCCATGGTGCTGAAACGACCAGAAGGGATGGAGATACAGCGGGGCCTCTGCAGGTGGTTAGCAGGGGCTTGGTGAACACTGGGCGGGTGAAGTGGGCTATGATTCGGGGTGATAGATGCGGGGGCTTGATTTTATAGCGTTTGCTGACATCATACAGCTACTGTAATATGTATGACCACTGACATGAGCGGAGCGACATAGGTAACCACTGACCGGAGAGGGTCATACGCACGCACGTACACGCGCCAGAGGATGTTGTGATGGAGAGGCGTTGTCTGATAGAACACCTCTGTTCACCTCTTTCCAATAATCCCAGGTCACAGCCCCTGGCTGTTGAGACCAATCTTTAATCAGCATCCAATTTCctcttgggtgtgtgtgtgtatgcctaacCTCTCATTTGCTCATTTGGTGTACACAGTGAGCAGGCCTGAAATTCTACATCACAGGCTAATCTCACCAGACCACTTAAAgaacccacctctctctatctctcacacacacacacgcacacacacacgcacgcacacacacacacacaccatactatTTCCAAGCAATAATTCTGCTTGGGAATGGTttaagtggggaggggaaaactgaaaaccatCTGTTATTGgctgagaggtttggaactctctttgtctATTAATCAgtttaccgcatggtgatgtcaccatggaaaggtGGAACTCCCGtcccatgcaaacctgctgatcagaaggtcctgtgtagatcaTATTTTCAACGagaaactatcaggaaataacactgatttTACAAAATCACACTTGTAGAGTGTTCGTTTCATCACCTGTTGTTGTAGAATACAGGAGCGCATCCAAACAGCCTATCCGACCGCTCGGAGGCGTCCGCacggtcctaaagcacaccgttgcctcgttttgtatcatatTCCAATTATAAagctggggggttggggggggaacAAAAActcaatttcagaatgtgggcaGGACATATCCTCCCCATCCCCAGCGAATGTTAAGCCCCTGgtacaatatgatataaaacacaggaaaacagaatgttgactgcactgggcctttaaaatgAACCTATTGATCCAGTGCAACCCCGCTGAACCAAAGTAGTCAACACTAGAAAATAAAGATTAGTCGGATATGAAGACAGCTGTGTGTGGGCATgtctacttgtgtgtgtgtgttctatttgTCTGAACAGGATGCTTTTCAGATATCAGCGCCTGTTAATATCATTGGAATGAATCTAATATTTACTGAAGTTTATTGGTTGCTGGTGGATTTCATGCCTAATACTTTGAATACACAATTATTGGTGAACTATATTAGCTTATGACCTGAAGTGACTTATTTACTTGATGTCATAAACCCATACCGCCAAGATTTGTCTGACAGGCTACATTCCAGTGACTATCTTAATTTATCCTGACAGTCTTGTTGTTTGCCTCGACAATGTAAAGACACAGCGCATCAGTTGCAACCTTGCAGGTGACTCAGTTTCCAATTCCTGTTACTGTAGGATAGTATTTTACTCATTTAGTCGTTTAGTCTAGAAATCCACATCTAGATGCCTATTTAACGACAGTACTAGGCATAAAGGTTAGAATTGGGCAATTTCGGCCTCATGGCAAGGTTGAGGTATAGTATGTTCCAGCTTTTGCTTTCGGTCTTTTTTTGTCCCAGAACTgtggcccagagtttttcctctAGTCTATTTCAAAGCAGGAgtttctctctctgaggtatgTGGTAAACCAGTAGAATGTAACCTTAGTATGTTATTTACTGCTTGTCTTTTCTACCAGGTGTCTTTCATACCATAGTTCAGGACAGATACCAGGTATGTAGAGGCACAATGCAGACAACCGGTTAAGGAGGATCATTCGTTGTTATCTTTTGTTGAATGTCATGCAACTTATCGTTTAGACAAAGCAAAGCATTCTGATTGGTCAAAGGGTGACCAAGCCATGCCAATGCTGACATTATACCGTAACTAGATGGAGTCCCACCCTACCTCAACTTTCAAATCCTGTGGTTGAACAAAGATTTTACCTTTCACAAAAAAAGACACATGAGAAAATTCTGATATCAAAGTAGCATTGGTTGCTGTTCATTGGTTGCTGTTCATTGGTTGCTGTTCATTGGTTGCTGTTCATTGGTTGCTGGTGGACTTCATGCCTAATACTTTGAAGACAATTATTGGTGAAATATATTAGCTTATTACCTGAAGTGAATTATTTACTTGACACTGTTGTTGTTTGCCTCGACAGAGTAAGGCACATCACATCAGTTGCAGCCTTGCAGGGGAGTCAGTTTCCAATTCCTGTTACTGTAGGATAGTATTTTCTACAGTTAGACATTTTGCCTGGATTTAACATCTAGAAGCCTATTTAACTAGTAGGTATAAAGGTTAGAATTGGGCCATTTGGGTTCTCACTgtggagcatggaggaggaggtgtgatggtgtgtgggtgctttgctggtgacactgtcagtgatttatatctatttagaattcaaggcacacttaaccagcatggctaccacagcattctgcagcgatacgccatctgaTCTGGTATgcccttagtgggactgtcatttgtttttcaacaggacaatgacccaacacacccccaggctgtgtaagaactatttgaccaagaaggagagtgatggagtgctacatcaggtgacctggcctccaccatcacccgacctcaacccaattgagatggtttgggatgagttggaccgcagagtgaaggaaaagcagccaacaagtgctcagcatatctgggaactccttcaagactgttggaaaagcattcaaggtgaagatggttgagagaatgccaagagtgtgcaaagctgtcatcaaggcaaaccgtagctactttgaagaatttaaaatctaaaatatattttcatttgtttaacactttttgggtgactagatgattccatgtgtgttatttcatagttctgatgtcttcactattattttacaatgtagaaaatagtaaacttttcactggtactgtatgtatcttTTTTTTACTGCTCTTGAGATATAATTACTGTTTGGGTAAACTTATTTactattatgtatatatatatatatatatatatatatatatttatttattattttgtacttaaaaaaaaaactctTTATGTGATGTGCACCGCAGAGAACACCAGAAGAAGAATTATCATTGAATTatcacagtgaattattgtaatgtttgtttatgtgtcaattaatcccataagggatgggttgccaactgGCGATTTGacacaaaataaaatgttattaattaattaattaattaattcattaattcattcattcattcattcattcattcattgacaccccttcaaattaaatGGATTCGGCTCAGCCAGCaacactcgttgctgacaggtgtataaaatcgagcacacatccatgcaatcaccagagacaaacattggcagtagaacggccttaccgaagagctcagtgacatactgtacatgtggtctgcggttgtgaggccagttagacgtactgccaaattctgtaaagcGACGTTGTGGAGGCGGCCTATtggagagaaatgaacattacattctctggcaacagctctggtggacattcctgcagtcagcatgccaaatgcaaGTTCCCTCAaaacgtttttattttatttaaccaggcaagtcagttaagaacaaattcttatttacaatgacagcctaggaacaatgtggttaactgccttgttcagtggcagaacgacagatttttaccttgtcagctcagggattcaatctagcaacctttcggttactggcccaacactctaaccactaggctacctgccgcccctgccgcacatctgtggcattgtgttgtgtgacaaaactgcacattttggagtgtccttttattgtccccagcacaatg from the Salmo salar chromosome ssa17, Ssal_v3.1, whole genome shotgun sequence genome contains:
- the LOC106575245 gene encoding cocaine- and amphetamine-regulated transcript protein-like, whose protein sequence is MASIQLLFLAASCCACLCLADGDTSLEFETRALEFPHKSQEEKELIEALQEVLEKLKNKQMPLSEKKLGWLPSCDAGEQCAVRKGARVGTLCGCPRGTTCNFYVLKCL